The window ctaccaacAAAGCCGTggcgccaagtgatttagcgttccggaacgatgccgtatagaaaccaaaggaatatgggtttaatgaaaactgccataagtattaagtactccttccaagttagcccgtttccaccttaagactgcatcattacaagatgagattgcagtcaagggctaacttggatgtgaaaaaaaaaagtaaaaccttTTCACGTTTATTTTGTAGCAAACAAATCATCAATTAGTTGCTTGGGCCGATGCGATCTACCAAAGCATCGATGTCTGGAAAGAAAAGACATAAAACCCGGACCGGTGCCGAAGCATATGGGATGGCTTTATACAGCTAAGGACTCGCCTGAACATCAGGTTGTTGTTTAATGTTGtcttaaaataaatctaaaggTCACCACTTGGACTGTATATATCCTTCGATTAAAGGTCgctgcatacgtaacgtgttttttcCCGTCCCGAAGGTCCCCGATTTCTAACGTCACCCGGACGTGGACTCACGTCACTGCCTCGGGGGCGCGCGGACTAACCAGTCCAACTAATCCACCCATCCCAACGTTATCCTATGCCGTGGTCCGAGCCTCACAGGAAGCGCCCTTAGGACGTTGCCCCCCGACCTCTAGGGCTCACCTCCAGGCAAAGCTTTGCACTCGCCACTCCACCTGGTAACGCTGTAGCGGCCAGTAGGGCCTACGCAGCATACTCAATCCGAAAAAAAAATGCAGTCGCGTTCTGTGCAAACTGCGTGACGTCGCCTTTGCACGCAGACTGTGCATTGTGAAGGTCTAGTCTTTGAAAGAAGTGAATACAACAGTTTAGTATCCTCTTAGCTCACCAAGCtactgtgattttttttaaatatacctatcagTTTCATGCATCTAGAGTAGGGTCTTTATCGTGTctttctgttaagaaattcttaCCGCGTATCTATGCAGACTAGCCATTCCATGCATTCCATACATTTAATTCAATGCTTTCGCACTTGTTTCAGCTAAGATGTGGCTGGCGTCCAGGCCACATAGCCTGCTCAGTTCTCAAAAAAATCGAGCAACACAACTGCATGAAATCTAGCGACTGCACACCTTGTACATCAACCTGCTCCAAGTCCCCTTGTTTGAAGCCATGCTGCGCGCCGCCAAAATGTCTAGCCGTCTGCCCCTCATCGACATCCTGTTGCAAGCAACCTCCATGCACCCAACCTCTTATACGAATCATCAGACACGGAGGCCAATATAGCATATGCACTAAACCTTCTAACATATCCAACGCGCCGTCTGGACCTAACCCATTAAAATATGTCCTTAACACAGATGACAGCCCAGACACTGGTGCAAAATACAGTGTAGAAGCAAAGTTCAATGATTACCATTTTGATTACACTAGCTCCCAGTCATCCTTTGTTCTGGATTTCTCCCCGCCAGAGCAGAAGTGCTTTAAACCGTGCTCAAAGAGAAGTACGACTTGCATGACGGGTGGAAcagaaaacaaaaacaaatcgCAATCCAAATAAAATAGTTACATAGGAAAATATTACTTACAACTTCTAATTGTCATAAATTGTCTTACATTGCCACCATTAcaatttaaagtaaataaaaattgaaaattaaaatctcGTCTTTTTATTATTCCAATCTTAATCAAAATATGTTATAACTGTTTAGTTACTTACTTCACCTAAGGCCGAAATCAATAATACATCTATCTGTAATTACAATGATATTGAATTATCATATTAATTGTAGTTTGTAGTATGTATCCGTTATTCACATAATAGTTAGTTATTAAACCATAAAATAAGCTAAAATCATTAGATTACATATAGATGAATTGTGATCTCAAGGTTATAATAGGCTggttcaaaataaacaaaatattcaaCATTTTATTAATCAACATTCAAACGAAAAcactactaaaataaaaattataactaactTAAAAAGCAAACTTTAACTTGGATTACCCGACTTTTGGGCTAACGCTATCATGTTCTCATTGGCTATCATCTGGAACTCGTGGAACCTTTGTGAAACCCGTTGGTTGGTCCTCAAGTACTTCTCCATACAATTTGCTGTGCATTTGTCCtggaaacaaaattttaaatatacaaGCAAGCTTTACAAAACTGATCGGTCAATTTAACTCCAATTAAGTTTTAGGGCACCTCAAAAATTAAAAGATGgtgttttttataaaaattttgttcacttagatttaaaaacttaatactTGTCTATTTTAATCTAAGTGCTTTTTATCTTTAAGCAAGCTTTGCTTGCATTGCATTGCAAATGTTTGCATGcaaattataacttataagcTGGTTTCCTTGCCAGAATTTCTAGAGCTTTGGCACTATGATGGTAAGTTAGAAAGCCTTATGATGCTAAAGATGAAAGATGCTATGTAAATTATGTACAATATTACTTACCTCTGAGGCTCGCAGATTTCTCGAAGTGAAGTCATGTATGCAGTCATTGAAGCAAAGTTCTGACAGTTTATTGTACTGAACCAAGAAATCTTTGAACTGGGAAAAAAACAAGAATTGCACAAATTAACGATTGATACAACATATTTAAATCGATAATAAGAAGTTGAGTTTtattgataaatttttatttatatttatcttaatacttaTTAATACCTACCGTTTTAATTTGATCAGCTTCACTCATTACTTGCGGGGAAGtcatttttgagaaaaattaaatatataaaggaATGTTTTACTTGCTGAATGTCTACAAATGCATGAAATGCTCTTGATCTATAATATCAAAATTCCTTTTAATAATTCAAGCGCTAAAAATCTGAATTCCAAAGAAATCACAAAAACGGTAACTTTTGAGGTTAGATTTTTGTTATTGACACATGACACCGACCAGAAAAAAGTTTATTGACAAATGACAATTGATGTTCTAAAGTGACAGTTTGGATAATATATACAGGGTTAGCCAacttagaaatattaaaataaggaTTAGAGCACACTAAAAGTTTGGAGTTAACCTGACCCTTTGGTTACCCGGCCCAGCCTACTGCAACCGTGCAAAGAGCTGTATAGGTACTAGCTGTAATGCAGCTGTATCATATACTAATTAGGTACCATTTATGTTAGTACCTAAATGGTACCTAAAAAGTCCTCTAGGTAGGTAGTCCTACCTAGAggactttttctttttttggtatttttataaTCTGTTGAGTCGATCGTTGTGTCAAAGTCAATTATTGTGCTGTCAATTgtcaaaatcacaaacaaatTGGTTTGGTggtgttaaatttaataattttatttacaaaatgaaTGATAATGAGGATGAAATTACAACTTTTTGTGATTCAGCTGTACGTCACTAATTATTTGAAATGAAAACACAGTTATGGTTTTAGTAAAAATGTTTACTAATTTTCCAACAATAAACAGGCTTCATTGGTGGAAGGATGCAGGTTACCAGTTCGAATGCAGGGTGGTGATGATTGGCCCCTTGCAGAGATTATAAGCATCAAAGAGGTCCGAGGCCAACGAGGATACTATGTGCATTACGTAGATTGTAAGTTATCATAATTTATAACCTGTAAAcaaaaattgttaaaacttGAATAGTTTGTATCAAAATGTTGATACATTAGGTAGTTACAAGAAGTAAGTTATATCTTCATAAGCTATGCGATGTTAATCTAACTTAACATGGACATTAATCTAACTTAACAACtttctaaatattttgtttagatGCAATGAAAAACCAGTTAGTTTTAAAGAGTAAATATTATGCATATTCTCTCTAAActctacataaatatttttgactaTCTTGTTAACTACCTGTAAATTGGAGGAATCTGAAAAAATCTTTCATGTCTTTGAGTCTCATTTGTTTCGCCagaataaaacttataactCCTAAAGGAAATGTTTTCACCAACCGTTGTGTGACTGAATTGATTTGTATTGACTGGCATTGTGGTTTTGAGGCTAATTTATAGTGTTTATGACTTCCTAGGCTCATACTCCCAATTTGGGTCACAAAAGATTGTTATTGGTGTTCTGTCAAAAACTACCTAAGTTGGGAAGCTTGTAATATCAtcatcactactgagcacgagtctcctctcagaatgagaagtattATGGCCATACTCTTCCAGTCAAGTGGAGATTAACAAACAATCCTGTGTCTGATTTCCATGGTTGTGTTAGCAACatgtttaaaacaaaattataataataataatattttttattgaatgcaGCTTACgactagttttttataaattacaaattactaattacaaagtttttattaaggcacttacaactaaaataatttagtaaacctaacaaaaaaaaacacatttaagGATTATAAACTCTGTGTGTTAAAATGTTTTCAGTCAACAAACGCCTTGATGAGTGGGTGGGAGAGTCATGGTTGGACACAAGAAAGGTACAGTTTCCCCGGAGAGATGGCAGTGGACTCACAGGTGGGACGACAACACCAAAGAAGACCCACATTGGATCTGGAGGTGGCGTCATGCCTAATTTTCTTAGTATGTGTGTTTTTTGTTTGCTATATCATTTTCTTGTATTTAATTGGCACCTTTTTTTGTATTATGACATATAGCTGAGAGACATTTAAAACCAATCAAACAATGTTACAAAATCACCTTATCAAAAGAACTTATCTCAAAAAATGCTGAATTGAATTGATCCTTTCTTTAAGCCCAGTCCTTAAGGTCTTACAAAATTTATTCTCTTGAACAACATAATATACAATTATTGACTTATCGCTTGTTTAGATTTAGgcattagttatttttattcatacacAGCATGAATTTACTACCTAAATATCAAAAGGTAGCTTTGGCACGTACCTTTTCTTGAGTTTTTAGCTGGTTGCACATTGCTTATATTACACGAGCAGCCTCGTTTTAGCTGCTGGTCATATGAATTTTAGCAGCTTATGATTCTATCGAGATGCTTAGGGGCGGCTCAGATGTCCGAACTGAAACATTTGAGGAGCTGATGAACAAAATAGTGTAATCACGGTTCTGatcgaaataattttttttctggatTTTTTTGGTGACTGCATAGAAATtaaactcatttccaagcaaaacggccttAAACAGAGCTTAACATTAGTTCAAAGTTTGTGATTTTgatcactgaatacaaat of the Maniola jurtina chromosome 16, ilManJurt1.1, whole genome shotgun sequence genome contains:
- the LOC123873281 gene encoding mitochondrial import inner membrane translocase subunit Tim9-like; protein product: MTSPQVMSEADQIKTFKDFLVQYNKLSELCFNDCIHDFTSRNLRASEDKCTANCMEKYLRTNQRVSQRFHEFQMIANENMIALAQKSGNPS
- the LOC123873280 gene encoding keratin-associated protein 5-8-like; protein product: MACCCKPGRSNKSSISCLGRCDLPKHRCLERKDIKPGPVPKHMGWLYTAKDSPEHQLRCGWRPGHIACSVLKKIEQHNCMKSSDCTPCTSTCSKSPCLKPCCAPPKCLAVCPSSTSCCKQPPCTQPLIRIIRHGGQYSICTKPSNISNAPSGPNPLKYVLNTDDSPDTGAKYSVEAKFNDYHFDYTSSQSSFVLDFSPPEQKCFKPCSKRSTTCMTGGTENKNKSQSK